Proteins co-encoded in one Cygnus olor isolate bCygOlo1 chromosome 6, bCygOlo1.pri.v2, whole genome shotgun sequence genomic window:
- the CTLA4 gene encoding cytotoxic T-lymphocyte protein 4, which produces MLSILVTVGFLCTATAIAEVMEVSQPAMVLANRQGVASLVCKYKHIGNAKEIRVTLLKQTGDQFTEICASTYTTEFKMFSVEEVIQCRVSPSRNNVTLTLTGLQVNDTGLYVCKMERMYPPPYFMNKGNGTQLYVIDPEPCPDTAIYLWVLGATASGFFLYSFIISAVVVGKAIQRRRRLTTGVYVKMPSEKLEKKVIPFHITVN; this is translated from the exons ATGCTCTCAATATTGGTCACCGTGGGATTTCTCTGCACAGCCACTGCCATTGCAGAAG TAATGGAAGTGTCTCAGCCAGCAATGGTGCTGGCCAACAGGCAAGGAGTTGCCAGCTTGGTCTGTAAATACAAGCACATCGGGAATGCAAAGGAAATTCGAGTGACTCTGCTGAAACAGACGGGTGACCAGTTCACTGAGATTTGTGCTTCAACCTACACGACGGAGTTTAAAATGTTCAGTGTGGAAGAGGTCATTCAGTGCCGTGTTAGCCCTAGCCGAAACAATGTGACCCTCACCCTCACTGGCCTGCAAGTTAATGATACTGGTCTTTATGTCTGCAAGATGGAGCGGATGTACCCTCCACCCTATTTTATGAACAAAGGCAATGGGACACAACTCTACGTGATTG ATCCAGAACCGTGTCCAGACACTGCCATATATCTCTGGGTATTAGGAGCTACTGCCTCAGGATTCTTTCTTTACAGCTTCATCATCTCAGCTGTTGTCGTGGGCAAAGCG ATACAGAGAAGACGACGTCTCACTACTGGAGTCTATGTGAAAATGCCTTCTGAAAAGCTAGAGAAAAAAGTGATTCCATTTCACATCACTGTGAATTGA